Proteins encoded in a region of the Triticum dicoccoides isolate Atlit2015 ecotype Zavitan chromosome 3A, WEW_v2.0, whole genome shotgun sequence genome:
- the LOC119268520 gene encoding protein CHUP1, chloroplastic-like, whose protein sequence is MVAGRVKAAMGFHSSPRAPKPPGPATTAPAEGYAHTPARVPSSSTSSPAPCGSASKASAFARSLGAYFPRSSAQVQPARAPPEVAGLLRAIEQLQERESRLRVELLEQKILRETVAIVPYLEAELAAKSDELERYKESAARLESENMRLCAELDAAALEVTSRKQRVIQMEKEMAELRKQQDAEDCCSSSSSSKPYLAVSLHASPPSSSSSSSTSTSPTDSGSSSDTAAMRRTRVPELSKLPPIPPPPPPPPRPQLTPAPSLSISSGSMGVSGSVGPPPPPPPPPPSKRTSSPVRSGSCVRRVPEVVEFYHSLMRRESKRDGGSGADAASGGGAAATRDMIGEIENRSAHLLAIRSDVETQGDFIRLLIKEVEGAAFVNIDGVVSFVKWLDDELSRLVDERAVLKHFEWPEQKADALREAAFGYRDLKKLEGEASSFRDDPRQPCAAALKKMQALFEKLEHGVYNLARVRDGAASRYGRFQIPSEWMQDAGVVSQIKFQSMKLARKYLERVSSELEAIKVGPDEEELMLQGVRFAFRVHQFASGFDADTMRAFQELKEKASLCRFQRQKQSRHMRQQRLVGT, encoded by the exons ATGGTGGCCGGGCGTGTCAAGGCGGCCATGGGCTTCCACAGCAGCCCCAGGGCGCCCAAACCGCCGGGGCCGGCGACGACGGCCCCCGCCGAGGGGTACGCACACACGCCGGCCCGGGTTCCCTCGTCGTCAACGTCATCGCCCGCTCCGTGCGGCTCGGCGTCCAAGGCGTCCGCGTTCGCGCGGTCCTTGGGCGCTTACTTCCCGCGCTCGTCGGCGCAGGTGCAGCCCGCGCGCGCGCCGCCGGAGGTCGCCGGGCTGCTGCGCGCCATCGAGCAGCTCCAGGAGAGGGAGTCGCGGCTCCGCGTCGAGCTGCTCGAGCAGAAGATACTCAGGGAGACCGTTGCTATCGTCCCTTACTTAGAGGCCGAGCTCGCGGCGAAGAGCGACGAGCTCGAGAGATACAAGGAGTCCGCCGCGCGGCTCGAGTCCGAGAACATGCGGCTGTGCGCTGAGCTCGACGCTGCCGCGCTGGAGGTTACGAGCAGAAAGCAGAGGGTTATTCAAATGGAGAAGGAAATGGCAGAGCTGAGGAAGCAGCAGGACGCTGAGGACTGCTGCTCGTCCTCATCCTCGTCCAAGCCCTACTTGGCCGTCTCGTTGCACGCTTCACCACCGAGCTCTTCGTCATCCTCGTCCACGTCGACCTCACCGACGGATTCAGGCTCGTCGTCAGACACGGCGGCCATGCGAAGAACCCGCGTGCCAGAGCTCTCGAAGCTGCCGCCGatacctccgccaccgccaccgccaccgcggcCTCAGCTGACGCCGGCACCCAGCCTGAGCATCAGCTCCGGCTCAATGGGCGTGTCCGGAAGCGTAGGCCCGCCAcctcctccgcccccgcccccACCGTCCAAGAGGACATCTTCGCCGGTGAGATCGGGTTCGTGCGTGAGGCGCGTGCCTGAGGTGGTCGAGTTCTACCACTCGCTGATGCGAAGGGAATCCAAGAGGGACGGAGGGAGCGGTGCGGAcgcagcgagcggcggcggcgcggcggcgaccaGGGACATGATCGGTGAAATCGAGAACCGGTCGGCACACCTCCTCGCG ATCAGGTCGGACGTGGAGACGCAGGGCGACTTCATCCGGCTCCTGATCAAGGAGGTGGAGGGCGCGGCGTTCGTCAACATCGACGGCGTGGTCAGCTTCGTCAAGTGGCTCGACGACGAGCTATCCCGCCTG GTGGACGAGCGCGCGGTGCTGAAGCACTTCGAGTGGCCGGAGCAGAAGGCGGACGCGCTCCGGGAGGCGGCGTTCGGCTACCGCGACCTGAAGAAGCTGGAGGGCGAGGCGTCGTCGTTCCGCGACGACCCACGCCAGCCCTGCGCCGCCGCGCTCAAGAAGATGCAGGCCCTCTTTGAGAA GCTGGAGCACGGCGTGTACAACCTCGCCCGCGTCCGCGACGGCGCCGCCAGCAGGTACGGCCGGTTCCAGATCCCGTCGGAGTGGATGCAGGACGCCGGGGTCGTCAGCCAG ATCAAATTCCAATCCATGAAGTTAGCAAGGAAGTACTTGGAACGAGTTTCCTCTGAGCTTGAAGCCATCAAAGTCGGCCCAGACGAAGAAGAGTTGATGCTTCAAGGAGTACGATTCGCCTTCAGAGTACACCAG TTTGCAAGCGGGTTCGACGCCGACACCATGCGCGCCTTCCAAGAGCTCAAGGAGAAGGCGTCCCTGTGCCGATTTCAGCGGCAAAAACAGAGTAGACACATGCGGCAGCAAAGGCTCGTTGGGACCTGA